From the genome of Papaver somniferum cultivar HN1 chromosome 2, ASM357369v1, whole genome shotgun sequence, one region includes:
- the LOC113348359 gene encoding uncharacterized protein LOC113348359 has protein sequence MDVHLLLLPPHNTSITQSLRPPHSDFAHHIFRLSSRSSARFSPRTHSSSTSHSHVSFIGRLKPFTLSVRCHPNSGTPSPKSDGEDIVPVLGIDETLSKFQHRTQIFFAVLFWMSLFFWACATDGNNDGGSSKRSGFRR, from the exons ATGGACGTCCATCTTCTGCTTCTTCCTCCGCACAACACATCGATAACCCAATCCCTGCGTCCTCCTCATTCCGATTTTGCCCATCATATTTTCCGACTCTCTAGCCGTTCCAGTGCCAGATTTAGCCCTAGAACTCACTCTTCTTCTACTTCCCACTCTCATGTTTCATTTATAGGTCGGTTAAAACCCTTTACTCTGTCTGTCCGTTGCCACCCGAATTCCGGCACCCCTTCACCAAAATCTGATGGAGAAGACATCGTTCCCGTCTTAG GTATAGATGAAACTTTGTCTAAGTTCCAACATCGTACGCAGATATTCTTTGCTGTTCTGTTTTGGATGTCTCTCTTCTTTTGGGCTTGTGCAACAGATGGGAATAATGATGGCGGGTCAAGCAAGCGCTCTGGCTTTAGAAGATGA
- the LOC113351593 gene encoding protein FAR1-RELATED SEQUENCE 5-like: protein MEDQELFIEEQEVVMEDQPPPVQVSEDTSAHYANNYEWEDKKDAKLWDRSQGLKKMCIIVQNKQVTDKSFQMVCECSGKYESHWKKGSEYKPKIVRKKGVYNTKKTGCPFNLKFKFNDDNKMWYMEKVVSGYHNHPIPESLINHPYSARLNLLEKDLVRVLSKRCTRPIDILSGVKVLNPQNSSSLATIYNEREKFRKESWEERMVMQQLLFLFEEAKYSTAYDRNEENEVEYLFVANPKCVQFARFFHQIFFMDCTYKTNKYNMPILNFVGQTFCFLKDESKESYLWALQKVKLLYQEGYTPTVLITDNEQALMWAIQRAFPYARHHLRTFHIWNNVQTNCKRIIWPVKKTEMERIKNLLLEI, encoded by the coding sequence ATGGAAGATCAAGAGTTGTTTATTGAAGAACAAGAGGTGGTTATGGAAGATCAACCCCCACCTGTGCAAGTTTCCGAGGACACAAGTGCTCACTATGCAAACAACTATGAATGGGAAGATAAGAAAGATGCAAAGTTGTGGGATCGATCGCAAGggttgaaaaagatgtgcatcatagtccagaataaacaagttACAGACAAgagctttcaaatggtttgcgagtgtagtggaaagtATGAGAGCCACTGGAAAAAGGGTAGTGAGTATAAACCAAAAATTGTGAGGAAGAAGGGAGTATATAATACGAAGAAGACCGGATGCCCTTTTaatcttaaatttaaatttaacgaCGACAACAAAATGTGGTATATGGAAAAAGTCGTCTCGGGTTATCATAATCATCCTATTCCGGAAAGTTTGATCAACCATCCTTATTCGGCTAGGCTCAACCTTTTAGAAAAGGATTTAGTACGCGTGTTGAGTAAAAGATGCACAAGACCTATTGATATTCTTAGTGGCGTCAAGGTGTTAAATCCCCAAAACTCATCCTCATTGGCAACTATCTATAacgaaagagaaaaatttagaaaagAGTCATGGGAAGAGAGAATGGTTATGCaacaattattgtttttgtttgaggaGGCAAAGTACTCTACGGCGTATGACAGGAATGAAGAAAACGAAGTGGAATATCTTTTCGTCGCGAATCCGAAATGTGTACAATTTGCAAGATTCTTTCATCAAATTTTCTTTATGGATTGCACGTATAAAACGAACAAGTACAACATGCCAATATTGAACTTTGTTGGGCAaacattttgtttcttgaaagaTGAGTCAAAGGAAAGTTATTTGTGGGCATTGCAAAAGGTCAAGTTATTGTATCAAGAAGGTTATACTCCTACAGTGTTGATTACGGATAATGAGCAAGCATTGATGTGGGCCATACAACGTGCTTTCCCCTATGCGCGTCATCATCTTCGCACGTTTCATATATGGAACAATGTGCAAACTAATTGCAAGAGGATTATATGGCCAGTAAAGAAGACCGAAATGGAGAGGATCAAAAATCTACTGTTGGagatatag
- the LOC113348358 gene encoding G-type lectin S-receptor-like serine/threonine-protein kinase SD2-5, which yields MATQVSIGSVFLLFFLLFGTCSASVRKIAQISPGFQGSQMNWVDNEGLFLLSNNSNFAFGFESIKDDVTLFLLVILHKPTSRVLWTANRGSEVKNSDKFTFDKNGDAYLTSGGKNVWSTNTADKDVTSLELLDSGNLVLFGENRNIIWQSFSNPTDTLLSGQEFVGGMKLVSNPNNYKLSFNLEIGSGDMLLYADFPTPQAYWSIKKESRRTINQVNGDVYSASLVSNSWQFFDQKKKLLWQFVFADPDEDVTWAAVLGSDGLVSFYNLNSGGTVAERMKIPQDSCSTPEPCDPYSICNSADNRCLCPAALNSHPNCSPGVIPACNSSNSAEVELADIGDKLDYFALGYARPISKSNLDSCKNACLKNCSCKVLFFETSSANCFLFDEIGTLQSAQGSSGFVTYIKVPKNFNNGNNAGGGDGSEGKHFPFVVIIVVGTVLVIAGLVYLGLRYHWKKNKKKKSSDDPPNDSEEDNFLENLVGMPIRFSFKDLEEATNHFTIKLGQGGFGSVYRGSLKDGTQLAVKQLEGVGQGTKEFRAEVSIIGSIHHVHLVRLKGFCAEGAHRLLVYEYMGNNSLEKWIFKRNSEKHMLQWETRYNIALGTAKGLAYLHEDCDVKIVHCDIKPENVLLDDNFVAKVSDFGLAKLMSREQSHVFTTLRGTRGYLAPEWITNYAISEKSDVYSYGMVLLEIIGGRKNFDQSEQSEKAHFPSYALKMAEEGKLEAILDPNLTIDKEDESVSNAIKVALWCIQEDMYLRPSMSKVVQMLEGVCAVPMPPTNSKMGQRIYSSFFKSISEDGTSSGPSECFSDAYLSAVRLSGPR from the coding sequence ATGGCGACTCAAGTTTCTATTGGATCTGTATTTCtgctcttttttcttttatttggaaCTTGTTCTGCTAGTGTTCGAAAAATAGCTCAAATTTCACCTGGGTTTCAAGGATCTCAAATGAATTGGGTTGATAATGAAGGATTGTTTCTGTTATCTAATAACTCGAATTTTGCATTTGGGTTTGAATCAATCAAAGATGATGTGACTTTATTTCTGTTAGTTATCCTTCATAAGCCGACTTCAAGAGTTCTTTGGACTGCGAACAGAGGCTCAGAGGTGAAGAATTCAGACAAATTTACATTTGACAAGAATGGAGATGCGTACTTAACAAGTGGTGGAAAAAATGTTTGGTCGACGAATACTGCAGATAAAGATGTTACTTCATTGGAATTGCTGGATTCCGGTAATTTGGTGTTATTCGGCGAAAATCGCAACATAATCTGGCAGAGCTTCAGCAATCCGACTGATACACTTTTGTCAGGTCAGGAATTTGTAGGTGGAATGAAACTTGTAAGTAACCCAAACAACTATAAATTGAGTTTCAATCTTGAAATTGGGTCTGGAGATATGCTTCTTTATGCTGATTTTCCAACTCCACAAGCTTACTGGTCTATTAAGAAGGAGAGCCGTAGGACGATAAATCAAGTTAATGGGGATGTTTATTCTGCATCTCTAGTTTCTAATTCATGGCAGTTCTTTGATCAGAAGAAGAAGTTACTTTGGCAATTTGTTTTCGCCGATCCTGACGAGGATGTGACATGGGCTGCAGTTTTAGGTAGTGATGGGTTAGTTTCCTTCTATAATCTTAATAGCGGCGGAACAGTGGCGGAGAGGATGAAGATACCGCAAGATTCATGCAGTACGCCTGAACCCTGTGATCCGTATTCCATTTGCAATAGTGCTGATAACAGGTGTCTGTGTCCTGCAGCTTTGAACTCTCATCCAAATTGCAGTCCTGGGGTCATTCCTGCGTGTAATAGCTCGAATTCGGCGGAGGTGGAGCTTGCAGATATTGGTGATAAACTCGATTACTTTGCGCTTGGATACGCTCGTCCGATTTCTAAATCTAATTTAGACAGTTGCAAAAATGCTTGCCTGAAGAATTGCTCATGTAAAGTGTTGTTTTTCGAAACTAGTTCAGCAAATTGCTTTCTGTTTGACGAAATTGGAACCCTGCAGTCGGCTCAAGGCAGCTCTGGATTTGTCACTTACATCAAGGTTCCAAAGAATTTTAATAACGGAAATAACGCAGGGGGAGGAGATGGCAGCGAGGGAAAGCATTTCCCGTTTGTGGTTATCATTGTTGTTGGAACTGTACTAGTTATAGCTGGTTTAGTATACTTGGGACTTCGATATCAttggaagaagaacaagaagaagaaatcatcggaTGATCCTCCAAATGATTCCGAAGAAGATAATTTCTTAGAGAACTTGGTTGGAATGCCAATTAGATTCAGTTTTAAGGACCTAGAGGAAGCTACTAACCATTTCACTATAAAGCTTGGGCAGGGAGGGTTTGGTTCAGTCTACCGAGGATCACTAAAAGATGGGACTCAACTAGCTGTTAAACAATTGGAAGGTGTTGGTCAGGGTACGAAAGAGTTTCGTGCAGAAGTTAGCATCATTGGAAGTATTCACCATGTTCATTTGGTAAGGCTCAAGGGATTCTGCGCAGAAGGAGCTCACCGGCTTCTTGTTTATGAGTATATGGGGAACAATTCTCTCgaaaaatggattttcaagaggaaCAGTGAAAAGCATATGTTGCAGTGGGAAACAAGGTACAATATAGCTCTAGGTACTGCCAAAGGACTGgcttatctccatgaagattgCGATGTCAAGATTGTCCACTGCGATATAAAGCCCGAGAACGTTCTTCTTGACGATAACTTTGTAGCCAAAGTATCAGATTTTGGTTTGGCAAAGCTAATGTCCAGAGAGCAGAGTCATGTGTTTACAACACTAAGGGGTACAAGGGGTTATTTGGCACCTGAATGGATCACAAACTACGCAATATCAGAAAAGAGTGACGTTTATAGCTACGGAATGGTTTTGCTTGAAATAATTGGCGGAAGAAAGAATTTTGATCAGTCAGAGCAATCAGAAAAGGCTCATTTTCCGTCATATGCTTTGAAAATGGCGGAAGAAGGGAAACTGGAAGCGATCCTTGACCCAAATTTGACGATAGACAAGGAAGACGAAAGCGTGTCCAATGCAATCAAAGTTGCTCTGTGGTGCATACAAGAAGATATGTACCTAAGACCATCGATGAGTAAAGTAGTCCAAATGCTGGAAGGCGTTTGCGCTGTACCTATGCCTCCAACCAACTCTAAAATGGGGCAACGtatttattcttctttctttaaATCGATAAGTGAAGACGGAACTTCATCCGGTCCATCGGAATGCTTCAGTGACGCATATCTTTCAGCTGTTCGATTATCAGGGCCTAGATAA